In the Mytilus trossulus isolate FHL-02 chromosome 1, PNRI_Mtr1.1.1.hap1, whole genome shotgun sequence genome, one interval contains:
- the LOC134722939 gene encoding eukaryotic translation initiation factor 3 subunit I-like has translation MKPILLHGHERSITCIKYNREGDLIFSSAKDNQPNVWYSLNGERLGSFRGHNGAVWSIDVNWDTTKVLTASADNTCRIWDCETGKQLANIETKTAVRTCSFSFSGRYVMFTTDKTMGQQCEIYIYDVTDTSSPVMVIPMPDKKITSAMWGPYEEYILTGHEDGEICQYDFKTGEKNHNCRIHTKAINDMQYSPDMTMFIAASKDHTAKLFDTNSLELIKTYKTERPVNSASISPNLEHVVVGGGQDASMVTTTSTKIGKFDARFFSLIFEEEFGRVKGHFGPINCVAFHPDGKSYSSGGEDGYVRVHYFDPNYFDFKLDY, from the exons ATG AAGCCAATTTTATTACACGGACACGAGAGATCAATCACCTGTATTAAATACAACAGAGAAGGTGACTTGATATTTTCAAGTGCTAAAGATAACCAGCCCAATGTATGGTACTCCCTTAATGGAGAGAGATTAGGATCATTCAGAGGACACAATGGTGCAGTGTGGAGTATTGATGTCAACT GGGATACAACAAAAGTTTTAACAGCATCAGCCGATAACACATGTAGGATATGGGATTGTGAAACAG ggAAACAGTTAGCTAATATAGAAACCAAAACAGCTGTAAGAACATGTAGCTTTTCATTCAGCGGTCGATATGTAATGTTTACAACAGACAAAACTATGGGACAACAATGTGAAATCTACATCTATGATGTGACAGATACTT CTTCCCCTGTAATGGTTATACCTATGCCTGACAAGAAGATTACATCTGCTATGTGGGGACCTTATGAAGAATATATACTAACAGGACACGAGGATGGAGAAATATGTCAATATGATTTTAAG ACTGGTGAAAAGAATCACAATTGTAGAATCCATACAAAGGCTATCAATGATATGCAATATTCTCCTGATATGACAATGTTTATAGCAGCATCTAAAGATCACACAGCCAAG ttgtttGACACAAACAGTTTAGAACTTATAAAGACATACAAAACTGAGAGACCTGTTAATTCAGCATCTATTAGTCCTAACTTAGAACAT GTGGTTGTTGGTGGAGGTCAAGATGCTTCCATGGTAACCACAACATCAACAAAGATAGGAAAGTTTGATGCCCGGTTCTTCAGTTTGATATTTGAGGAAGAGTTTGGAAGAGTCAAAGGTCATTTTGGTCCCATTAATTGTGTTGCATTTCATCCAGATGGTAAAAG ttACAGCAGTGGCGGAGAAGATGGTTATGTGAGGGTTCATTATTTTGACCCTAACTACTTTGATTTCAAATTGGACTACTAA